Proteins from a genomic interval of Dermacentor variabilis isolate Ectoservices chromosome 8, ASM5094787v1, whole genome shotgun sequence:
- the LOC142590863 gene encoding U-scoloptoxin(16)-Sm3a-like, which yields MNHVSALLGALLWLLCDASVGLIDVQIRKGKCVLNGTEIENGKSVNLEKPCESRTCDAKAKTVEIIGCGPIVAPPNCTLVNGTGIFPKCCRHAVCKRTGLKPVNITALLSSLTKC from the exons ATGAACCACGTGTCCGCCCTGCTGGGAGCCCTGCTGTGGCTGCTGTGCGACGCATCCGTCGGACTCATCGACGTTCAGATCCGGAAGG GCAAGTGCGTCCTAAACGGAACGGAAATCGAGAACGGGAAGTCGGTCAACTTGGAGAAACCGTGCGAATCACGCACATGCGATGCCAAGGCTAAAACTGTCGAAATTATCGG GTGCGGACCGATCGTGGCGCCGCCAAACTGCACGCTCGTCAACGGGACGGGCATTTTCCCCAAGTGCTGCCGACACGCCGTCTGCAAGAGGACCGGCCTGAAGCCGGTCAACATCACCGCTCTGCTGTCGAGCCTCACCAAGTGCTGA